TCCTTTACGCAACCGAAAAGAACTGCTGAGACAGTTGATATTTCATTTTACTAAACTCTTTTCGGAAGAAATGTATCATAAGGATATTGATATAAGTGACGAAGCATTAAGCCTTCTTCTGCATTATACATGGCCTGGTAATATCCGTGAACTGGAGAATGCAATCAAAAGATCTCTCATACTAGTGGATGAGGAGGCCGAAAAACTTGAACCCGGCGATTTTAATTTTTTATTCAACATCAAACCGCATAATGAAGATATTTTCCACAGTATCGCCGAATACATAATCAGGGAAAAAAAATCCCTAAAGGATATCGAAAAACCTATTCTAAAACAAATCATCACACATTTCAACGGCGACATCAGCACGGCCGTACAAAACACATCGATATCCAAAAATACATTTTACCGTAACCGCTGAATTTTAAGTATATCCCGATCTATGCAGCGACATGTCCGAATTCATTATTGCCGGGTTATTTTCCCAAAAAGAGAAAATCATTCCCATTATGGGAATAAATATATTGATGCCTATGCGGACAACCTCCATGGGACAAGATGTTTTCTGCTGGAATTCAACCGGTGACACTTATTTTTCAACCGGCAGCATGATGGCATGATAATTGCATAATACTGACATGATTAAAATATATAAGGAGGAAAAAATGGATAGGAAGACTATTCGAATATTTTTAATCATTGTTTTAATTGTCTCAGATACCGTCATTTTGTCTGCAGCCGGAGAAAGGGAGCCGGAACCCGTGGACGAAATCGAGGAGCTGGGAGCGCCCGTCGGCGAGAATGAACTCAGGGAAATGATGCCGGAATATTATGCTTATGAAAAGGTACTTAAAAGACTGGGACCGGTTGATCTTGAGGCCAGTATGAAAAGGCTCCCCAAATCTCATCCTGCTTACGGCATGAAACCGGGTGAAATAAAATACGGGGATATTTTTATACAATGCGGTCCCGATCCCAAGGCAGTCCGTCCTCCGTATATTCTGGGCGTTCCGAAAAACAGGCAACCCTTGTATAAAATTCTTGAAAGTACTGATTTCGAGTCCGAGGAAATTTACCGGCAAAAACAAAAAACGAATATGCTTGAGTATTACAAGTGGTACGCTTCTTTTTATGGCGGCAAACTGGGCCGTGTCGGGCAGGAAAAGCTTGCATCCGTTTATATCAAAGCGTATGAAAAAATGGAAGCCATCAGAGACCGGGAAATACCTGCCGAAGAATCTCTGAAAAAAACAGCGGCAATTCTGGCGGAAACCTCACTTATAGAGTATAGCATTTACAAGGAAAACAGAATCACGCCCCCTGCTTCGAATCCATTCAGCAACGGCAATTACCGTGACCCGCTGTTCAAAAAAAAGGTGGAGGACATGTTCTACAAGTCCTTTCTTTATTATACAGACAGAGAATACAGAGACAACCTCAAAATTCCGGTAAAGGAAATTACATTCAACCGGGATTATTATCAGAACGACTCAGCCTTTTTAAAAATAAATCCCCGGGAGGTTTCTTATGAAACCGTCAGGGTCAATGTTACCAGTCCGGATAGTCTTGCCGAACATCTCAGGAAACATGAAAGCATCCTGGAAAGGGAACATACAAGCGTGACAACCAGCCTGTCTGATGCAGAACTTTTGTACTATGACTTCCGTGTCTATTCCGCAGAACATCCGGTCGTGTCGGATTGGGAAACCGTCAGGCATGTCAGTATCGTCGGCGGCTGCTGGGTCCATTTGATAAGAAAAAAAACAGTGACGACAGTAAAACACCCTGAAAATGAAGTGATAGATGAAAAAGTATACACACTGCATGAGGAGCTTTTTGTATGCTGGCTTATCGGAAACGGCTGCCTCGGAGATTATAAAGCCACTGACAGTCTGAAATTTCTGGGAAACTGGCATTTCTCGACATATGACGCTGTAAGAAGAAAGGCTTATGGTGTAGAACCCTATAGAAAATCCAATGGAGTGAAAAAACATTATCCCATGCGGGCCTGCGCTTACTGTGTCGGTACTTACGGCGTCACCTTTTTCTGCCACAACAACGCGAATGCCTTTACCGTCAGGAAATGGAATTGGGCCTGGATAGACGATCCTGATGAATATCAGGGAATTCATCCTCCATATGGACTATACGGCGTGCTTGGTATCAGCAACAGGACGTGTCTATTGAGTCCCGGTGTCATATTGAAGGGGGGAATACCGGGATCGGGATTACATTATAATATTCCCGCCGTCGCGTATCTTCCCCATACACATGCGGTGGATCTGGCGATTTCAACTCTTATTGAATTAGCTGCTCCTGCATGGGGATACGGATTAGGAGTATATTATAATGCTAAGAAAAATGACTGGAGATCTTCCGGCGCCAAATATACTCCCCATCTTATTCCCCCGGAATTGGGATTAAAAACCAACCGCACTTTCTTGACGGAAGGCTGGCCTTAGTAAGCGATGCGGATGGACAAACGGATCCTGGTCAGGACATCCCAACGGCATATCCGCCTCACGCAGGCGGATATGCCTCATTGACGTCGGGAGTATTGGGGAGTATGATTTAAGCACAAAAATGAAACTATTTATACAAATTATGCTTGTAATAACTATTGTATTCCAAAACGGCTGCTCGGTATTCGAAGAAGGGATATTCCGGTCGACGGCCAGCAAAGGACATCTCGATCTGCGGTCATGGGATCCCGTCAATGACAACCCTGCAGATCTGTCGGGTGAATGGGAAATATACTGGAACCGTCTGCTGACTCCGGACGATTTCAATAAAACAGACCCGGTTCCCTCATACATCGAAGTCCCATCACCCTGGCAGGGGAGAAAAATCGACAATGAACTCCTGACACCGATGGGCTACGCTACATACAGATTGACAATTCAGCTGAACCGGTATGATACGGTACTGGGTCTTTATATCCCGAATATGGATAATGCCTACCGCCTGTGGGTCAATGGATCATTAATTTCAACAGGAGGATATGTCGGAACCAACCATGATGAAATGAAACCTCAGCGGTTGCCCTTAATACGGTTATTAAGTACGGCTGAAAACAATCTCGAAATGGTGATCCAGATATCAAATTTCCATCATCGTAACGGCGGAATGCTTCATCCGGTCTTGATCGGGAGCTGGATAACTATTAACAGGTATCACGACAGGGGAATAGCCTGGGAAATGTTTTTATTCGGAGGCCTTTCGCTTACCGGTATCTATCATCTAATATTGTCCTTAATAAGAAAAAGAGAACTATCATGCCTTTTTTTCGGTCTTTTCTGTATAATCATCGGAATACGGATACTGGTTTCAGGGCATTATTTGCTTGTTTACGCCTTTCAGGGGATAAACTGGGAATTTGGAGTAAAGCTTGAGTACCTGAGTTTTTACTTTGGCCTTCTCTTTTTTTCACTTTATCTATATGGCCTTTTCAGATCAATAATCAACGTCCTTGTTATTCGGATTATAACGATAATTTCTTCTCTTTTCATTATAACCGTTCTGGTGACACCGGCCGTAATATATACACAATACACATTGATACCGTTTCAAATACTGGCGGTAGCCGGCGGTGTATATTATATAGTATTTCTTTTAAGAATCAGCCTGAAATCAGACCGTGAAGCTGTTTTTGTTTTATGTGGATTATTATTTATTTTTACGGCGATGGTAACCGATATTTTATCCTCTCATGCCGTATTCAGACTGAAGCCTCTCATTCCTTTTGGATCATGTCTGTTTATCTTTTCCCAGTCCCTGCTTCTGTCGATCAAGTTTACAAAAACCTACCGCGAACTGGACAATTTATCGAAAAACCTGGAGAAGAAAGTAGCTAAGCGGACCACCGAATTGCAGGCGGCAAAAGACAAACTTGAAATATCACATAATGAAAAAATGAGTTTTTTCGTAAACCTGTCACACGAAATAAGAACCCCGCTTATGCTGCTAAGTAACTATATGAACGATTATATAAACGACCACGGAAGCCATCCATCCCTTTTAATCATGCAGGAAAACATTCATAAATTGATTCGCGACATGATTAATTTCTTTGATATTTTAAAATTTGAAAAAGGCATGAATATCTATAACCACGAAAACATCGTGGATTTTTCCAGGTTCTTGACCGCGAAACTGAGGTTGTTTTCATCTTTTTTTCGGAAAAAGAATATAGCATTAATAAGCGATATAGCGCCTTCGCTATATATAAAAGCCGATCCAATGTCAGTAGACAGGATTCTCAACAATCTCCTTGAAAACGCCGGCAAATACACGAAAAAGAACGGTCGCATTTGTGTGAAATTACATGGAGATACTACGAAAGTACGTTTTTCTGTTGCCGATACGGGAATCGGCATCAAAGAGGAACAGCTAGAGAAAATCTTTTTACCGTATTACCAGTTGTCCCATAAAAAACGGAACATCCAGGGGATGGGAATGGGGCTTGCAATTATCAACAACATTATCGGGGAATTGAAGGGAATAATAACCGTAAACAGTAAACCGGGTGAAGGCAGCGTTTTTCTTGTGGAACTCCCTCGTTGTTCGGTGGAAAATACGCAAACGCCCTGTTCGGATTTTGTTGAAACAGGAAGCGGTTTTTTCATTTTACCAGGCGATGAAATGCCTGAAAAAAATCGATATGACAAATCAAATCCTGATCTGCTGCTGGTCGAAGACAATGAAGAATTGCTGTATCTGATGAAAAAAAATATGGGACATTTGTTTAATATTTACTCTGCCGGAAACGGAAAAGAAGCAATCGCCGTATTGGAACAAAACCCGACAATTCAAATGATTGTTTCGGATATAATGATGGATGAAATGAACGGTTTCGAACTGCTTGAAACAGTACAACAAATTCAAGGGTTTGAAGAAGTTCCGTTTATTTTTATCACAGCAAAAGCAACCATAAAAGAAAGAAATTTTGGGATCGAAAAAGGAGCCGTCGACTACATATTCAAGCCGTTTTCAATCAATGAACTGGCATATAAAATTCAGGCTTTATTCCGCTATCGATATTTACAAAAGAAATTACATCAAAAGGAAAAACAGGCTTCTTTGGCGGCAATGACGGCCAGTATTGCACACGAAATTCTAAATCCACTCAGCGGGATTTCGGGTCCGCTGGCTAATCTGGACAAACAATTATTGCAGGAAAATCTTGTAAAAAAGGATTTTTTATTCAAACACATTAATTATATACGACAAAGTGTTTCAAAAATCGAGAATATAATCCGTAATGTTAAGCTTATTTTCAGTGAACAGAAACTAAAAAAAGAAAATATCGATATAAAAAGTCTCATCGATTCAATAATCAGTAAGTATAGGGAGTCTTCAGAAAAGAAAATAAAATTTGTCCTTAATGACTTTGAAGATTTAAGAATTCATACGGATAGAACAGCATTTTTACAGATAATCGACAATATTGTAAGCAATGCCGTAAATGCAATTGAAAACCAGGGAACGATTTCAATATCCTGCTTGAAGGAGAAAGATCAATTCATAATTAGAATCGAGGATAATGGACCGGGAATTCCCGATGAATTGAAACCCGTGTTATTCGAGGCCTTTTTAAAGGGAAATCATAATTATCCCGGAAACGGACTCGGGATGTTTATCGTGAAAGAACTTACAGCAAAACTGAACTGGGATATTCAATTTGAATCCGAGGAAGGAAAAGGTACTGTTTTTCTGGTAAAAATCAACTGATTTCACAACACGACATCCTTTCTGATTTTCTCCTCCACACCGTGAATGCCGAATAAGATATATTGATGCGGATGATTTAGCAGTCCTTTCAGGAACGGATTCGTTTCATGTAATTCTAAAGCCCCCCCCTCATTCCCCGTCATTGAAAACAAATGCCGTCACTTTCTTGCTGATTCCCTTCACCTTTATGTCGATTTCCGTGAACGGGCGTTTCGTCTTGAGTTTTTCATAGGCCGATTCGGAAACGACGATGCTGCCCGGTTCGGCCGCGCTGCACAGCCGCCGCCCGACATTCACCGTGTTGCCGATCATGGTAAAATCGTACTTTTCTCCGGAACCGACCGCGCCGACGACCGCCACGCCGTAGTTGATCCCGATGCCCACCTGAAGCGTCTCTTTCCGCTTTTTGTTGAATGACGCTATTTTTTGCTGGATTTCGAGCGCGCATTTGAACGCGCATGACGGTGAGGGAAACTGTACCATGATCTCGTCCCCGATAAACTTGTCGATATCGCCCGAGTTTTTATTGATACACTGCACCTGGATGCAAAAAATCTCGTTGAGGGTATTGATGACCATGAGCGGGTCCATCTCTTCGGCATACGTGGTAAACCCGCGCACGTCGGAAAAGAAGACGGTCACCAGTTTT
This Spirochaetales bacterium DNA region includes the following protein-coding sequences:
- a CDS encoding response regulator, with translation MLVITIVFQNGCSVFEEGIFRSTASKGHLDLRSWDPVNDNPADLSGEWEIYWNRLLTPDDFNKTDPVPSYIEVPSPWQGRKIDNELLTPMGYATYRLTIQLNRYDTVLGLYIPNMDNAYRLWVNGSLISTGGYVGTNHDEMKPQRLPLIRLLSTAENNLEMVIQISNFHHRNGGMLHPVLIGSWITINRYHDRGIAWEMFLFGGLSLTGIYHLILSLIRKRELSCLFFGLFCIIIGIRILVSGHYLLVYAFQGINWEFGVKLEYLSFYFGLLFFSLYLYGLFRSIINVLVIRIITIISSLFIITVLVTPAVIYTQYTLIPFQILAVAGGVYYIVFLLRISLKSDREAVFVLCGLLFIFTAMVTDILSSHAVFRLKPLIPFGSCLFIFSQSLLLSIKFTKTYRELDNLSKNLEKKVAKRTTELQAAKDKLEISHNEKMSFFVNLSHEIRTPLMLLSNYMNDYINDHGSHPSLLIMQENIHKLIRDMINFFDILKFEKGMNIYNHENIVDFSRFLTAKLRLFSSFFRKKNIALISDIAPSLYIKADPMSVDRILNNLLENAGKYTKKNGRICVKLHGDTTKVRFSVADTGIGIKEEQLEKIFLPYYQLSHKKRNIQGMGMGLAIINNIIGELKGIITVNSKPGEGSVFLVELPRCSVENTQTPCSDFVETGSGFFILPGDEMPEKNRYDKSNPDLLLVEDNEELLYLMKKNMGHLFNIYSAGNGKEAIAVLEQNPTIQMIVSDIMMDEMNGFELLETVQQIQGFEEVPFIFITAKATIKERNFGIEKGAVDYIFKPFSINELAYKIQALFRYRYLQKKLHQKEKQASLAAMTASIAHEILNPLSGISGPLANLDKQLLQENLVKKDFLFKHINYIRQSVSKIENIIRNVKLIFSEQKLKKENIDIKSLIDSIISKYRESSEKKIKFVLNDFEDLRIHTDRTAFLQIIDNIVSNAVNAIENQGTISISCLKEKDQFIIRIEDNGPGIPDELKPVLFEAFLKGNHNYPGNGLGMFIVKELTAKLNWDIQFESEEGKGTVFLVKIN
- a CDS encoding adenylate/guanylate cyclase domain-containing protein; translation: MKLFKTDIKTVLYASAAILVLLLILSYFVFGYNLEKHVIKTYLPEAKTDAVSISRSQAFKDLMTVNMLFVLISIIIFILSFIFPLVAYILFIKRPFFQLRLGFQKVKEGDFDTRLTVKGFNEVASLFDNFNEMVKACRKKISIKHYVSGSTEQMVEVLRTGEITIQPRRKLVTVFFSDVRGFTTYAEEMDPLMVINTLNEIFCIQVQCINKNSGDIDKFIGDEIMVQFPSPSCAFKCALEIQQKIASFNKKRKETLQVGIGINYGVAVVGAVGSGEKYDFTMIGNTVNVGRRLCSAAEPGSIVVSESAYEKLKTKRPFTEIDIKVKGISKKVTAFVFNDGE